Part of the Pyricularia oryzae 70-15 chromosome 3, whole genome shotgun sequence genome, GAAAATGTACGCCAAGCAGCTCATCGTGGCCGCGCTGACGGCAACAGCCACGGCCTTCCCCATGATGGCCAGCTCAGGCGCGGGCGAATCCATCGACGCCACGATCGTGGCCCGGCAGGCCCCCGCAGACCACCAGTTCCAGGCCCCCGGCGCCAACGACGTGCGCTCGCCCTGCCCCATGCTCAACACCCTGGCCAACCACGGCTACCTGCCCCGCAACGGGCTCAACATCGACATGCCCACGCTCAAGCAGGCCTTTACCGACGGCGTGAACCTGGCGCCCGACGCGACCGAGTTCGCCGGCAAGAAGGCGCTCGTGGCCGGCGACGGCACGCGCTTCAACCTCGACCAGCTCAAGAAGCACCACATCCTGGAGCACGACGGCTCCCTGTCCAGGCAGGACATCGCCCTGGGCAACAACCTGGTCCTGGACCAGACCATCTGGTCCAAGACCCTGCAGGACTTCCCCAACGACCAGATCAGCCTCACCGACTCGGCCCGCGCCAGGAAGAACAGGCACGCCGCCGCAAAGGCCGCCAACAAGGACTACGACCTGCCCCTTGAGGAGCAGATGTTCACCTTTATCGAGTCGGCCCTGTACCAGAGCGTGTTTGGCAAGGGCACCGACGGCGGTGCGCGCAAGGACTGGGTGAGGACGTTGTttggtgagttttttttttctcttctttcagTGGCGGCATGGCAAAAATGTGATTTTGATGAGACATGCTTGACTAACATTGGAAACTATTGCGATTCAACAGAGCAGGAACGTCTTCCTTTCGAGCAGGGCTGGTCGAGGGCCACTTCTGCCATCAGCACTCCGACGGTCCTTATTCTCACTACAAAGATCGCTGCCCTGACCGTGGTCGTATAAGGGGTGAATTCAAGAAAGTAAATGTGGTTGTAAATATTAATACATATATTCTTTTGGACTGTTCAATATACCGTATTACCAACAAAGACGCCTTGCAAACAAACTTGCAGCAATCAGTCGGCACCGGAAGCATTGTTTTGAGAGTGCCACGACAACCCTGTATCATGGTTGGAAAAGGTACAAAGTGAGTCTGATGGGCATCAACCCAGCCAAGTCTCCTTGACATGGAGGAtgtcttggtttttttttatttctctaCTTGACCAACGTCCTGTGCCGGGTATTATTTCTAAACTAGTACATTTGGTTCGTCTCTCAGACTCACCATCTCGGCCCCGGCACAAATGTCACTCCCATCGGCATGGGCACCGTCGCGGTGCCACTCACAATCGCCACAGGCGTCCCGTAGGCAGTCGCAATGCTCTTGGTCTGATCTGCCGGCCGGATGGGAGCCGCACCGCCAACGACCGTCGGCCCGGGGATGGTATACGTCTTCCTCGGCACCGCGACGTCGATGTCCACCCCCGGGTCGTCACTCCGATACATGTCGGTGGCAGGCACGCCCTGGCCGTACCCCAGAGCCCCCGCCCTCCAGGAAGCGCCCTCGGCGCCATCCTCCTGCCCCAGCACCCACAAGTTCAAGCAGAGCGGGTAGTTTTGCGCCCCGCCCTTCCGGGCCGCAAAGTGCAGCGCGATGAGCTCGTGCCGCATCACGTAGGCACCGGGCGCCGTCCCCTTGGGCACCGTCACGGTccagctgttgttgttggcgaTGACCACGTCGCTGGCCCACCTGCCCGGCGGGCCGCTGCTCTGGTCCAGCAGCGCGGGCGCGCTGTCGTCGATCTTGAAGAAGCTCAGCGCCTGCTTGTCGACGCCCGCGCAGCCGCCTTCGCCCTCGCATCGCGCGAGGTACGTCAGCGCCGGCCCGACGTGGCTGGCCGGCCAGCCGTTCCACTGGATGTGGATCGAGTCGCCGGCGCGGACGGGGGCGTGGGCGGTGGCGGGGGTGGCGGCCCGgtggcagatgatgtcgggGTCCGAGTAGAGAGTCGCGTTGACAGGCCCGTCGTCGGTGTTGTTGGCCGTCCAGCCGACGATGTTGGGTGGGTTGTTGGTGGTCTTGGGGACGTGGCCTGGGAACTGCTCGCCGTTGATGATGATGTATGGGATGTGCGAGTGGGCGAGGGCCAGGCCGGGAAGgagtgttgctgctgctactgTGAATAACATGTTTGTGGATTGTTTTCTGGTTGGCCGAGAGGGTATCTTGGTAGCAGTCTGGTGTTTGTTCCAAACGGGTTCCTAGGATGGATCCGAATGGTAGATTACGACAGTCGCAACGCCAATTCACATAGTCCCATCTAACTTCTTTTCTATGCCTGGGAATGTCTCCAGTCAGCTCCGAATCGAGCCATCGGGGCGACAAACCCCATTCCCCTGGCTTGTCAAAACCCAATTCATATGCGACAAAATCCAGGCTGAGGTCATGCAGTGTTTTGACGTTTATGCCGCTGTCCTCTCCCCCCTTGCCAAGCGACGGGAAAACCCGCGTTTCCAACGAGCGGTGTTGGTGTTTCCGCGACAAAGGCTGACCATATTGGGCGATATTAAAGGTCATGGCGCTGTTGGCGAACCCCATTTGCAAGACGGGGAGCTGATCAGGGCATTTAAGGTGAAACTCGGAGGCCAAGCTCCGCAATCACGATCGGCAGTCTTGACCGGTCACCTTCCGTTCCCGGCAAAAGACTTAATTTctatgtgaccgatttgtttgCTTTCCAGTTTCCagggtctagaactagaatctTGTCAATTGCCGACGTTGGTCTTGATGCTTGTGTAAAACTTGGAGGCCTTGTTCATTTGCTGACCTTGGCGGATATCGCAATAACATACCTATGTACGTCAGAAGACGAGATTGAGCTGGTCGACTCCGAGCAAAAGAAATGCTCGTTTCACAAAGAGAAACAGGGATAAATCATCATTTTCCCACCATTCCCCAACGATCATCATGGCCTCGAATCACAACAGGGTTCGGCTCAACAACAACCGCCATCAAAGGAAGCTGTTGCTGCTCAGGAGTGCCGACCTGCGGCGTGGCGCGGACGAGAGGGCTCCTGGCGCAACGAGACCGAAGCGTCCATCGGCTCCACCACAGTCGTGGCAACGATAGAAGTCGACGGCACATGGGCATGGATGCGCAGATCATGGCCAGGCACGGCTCGAGGCTCGAGAGCAGAGTCGTCTGGAGGAGGTTGCCCGTCTCGTTCCGTATGAGGTCGTTGTTGAGGTTGTTGAGTGTGCGGAAGATGGCGACGATTATGCAGCTGGGGAGAGGGCCACTGGGTGTCAGTGTGCTGTGAGAAAACAAGGGGTCTTCGGGGACTGGTCGGGATTGCAGTCAAAAGCAACCAAGCGTACATGATGCCGAAAAAGAAGCACGACATGAGGCCCAGCTTGTCCTTGAGCGGCAAGCGAAGATGCCATAGCGCTACCCATTTCACAACGTGTTAGTATCCTGAGTATGCTTGGGGCAGAGGGTGACAAGGGCAAAACATACGGTACTGTGGAATGGCGATAATTAAGAGGTCGGTCACGATATTGGTAGCGTTCATGGCGTGGATGAGGGCCTTTTCGTCGCCACAATGTTTGACAGTCGATAAAAGGGGCTGGCAAATTGCCATCCTCGCAACCCAGAAAGCGAGGCCCCAGGCGATTATGGCATATAAAGCCAGATGGGACAAGATACGGACGTGGCCTTGCGCTGTGAAGATGCGCATGTACAGGCAAATGATGCTTGCCTTACAGCATGCCAGCGAGACGAGGTAGGAGGATTTGAAGGTGACCTGAATCTGTTCGGATTCCGGGAAAGTGGCCGGTCAGTCTGCTGCAAGTAGCCATAGaagtctttttgttttgctggCAAGATGTAGAAGGGGCCACGCACTGGGCGGAGAACGGGCAGGATTACTGCCGTTTGGCTTTGGTCGTACCCGATCCCATGGAAGCTCACTTGGTCGGATGAAGCACGGGTGTTAGCACTGTTGACAAGTACTCGTCTCCAAAGCTGCTGATGTCGAGGTCGTGAAGCACCTACAAAAGCCCTGAAGGATGACTACAACCGTTGCAAATGGCTGCAGATGCACAAGTGGTCAGGCAAAAGGTCGCAATGATCAGCCAATCCTTGGACTTCCATCCAAGACAGCAACTTCAGACATACCCAAGCTATGTAGAGAAGCCAGTCATCCCACCAGAAGGGCAAGCAGGAGTGGATTCGGGAATGTGTCCTCGCCACAATGGCCAAGGTTGCGAGGACCAGAAAGAAAATGTTCAGAACAAGATTCCGTAGTGCAGCGTCAGTGATTGGAAAGTAAGGCAACTCCGACATGACAAGCTGATTGGGAGGAATCAACTACCACGAGGACTCGTTCCTGTGATGTTCGCCAACCGAATCTCATTAATTTTGTCATTGCCAAACGAAAAACGAGGAGGTGGTACCCTGAAAGTATCCCGAGACAAAAAAATTCAACAAAAGAGGAGCAAAGCCCGGCGATAGTCGCACATACACACAAAGAGATGAAAGCGAGAGGagtagcttttttttctttgtggtCATTTCCTCCGACTCTTTTTCCTCAACCACGAAAGGGATTTCTCACGTCACATGGCCAAAGATAATGAATCGATCAGGAACTACAAAATCAAGGTTCTCAATTGTACGAAACGTCCGAAGTCCCAGGGCATTTCCTTGGGATTATCCGAATGCTAAAGCAAACGTTGCTGAGTAAAGATTGGCACAACCCCTTGAAATTTCAGGGCAGAGGAAGTTTGTTTTCAGGCTCGCGGGAAACAAAAAGTATGATTGGTTCAATCTAAGGTTCAACCGCCGTCTGGCGGGATCTAAGACGTTATCAGCCGGACGGGAGCTACGGAGGGAAGTCAAACTTGGGGTAAAAAGCTCCGGCAACTAGGTTTGCCCCCGCGATGTGGTGATTTCTGCCAACTTTGGTCTAAAaaggaggaaaaagaaaaaaaaggaggaaaAACAGGCATGCACAGGTAATGAGAGAGCCGTCGGCTGCGTATCCAAGGCATTTTAGCGCATGCATACCACTGAATCGCACTATGTCTTCTGCCCGCGGCATACCCGCTATAATGTCCCCAGTCAACTTtgggatttctttttttgctcgtCTGCAAGAAACCCCTGTATCGATCCCCGCCGAGCCCTTAAATAACAGCCCCATCGCGCATTCCTTCACGTGAGGAACAGTCCGCCGTCGACAATCTGTGTCTGGCCCGTGATGTAGTTGGAATCCTTGCCCGCCAGGAAGCTCACCAATCCCGTAACGTCGTCGGCCACGCCCGTCCTGCCCAGCGCAATGGCCCCCTCCGCCGTCTTCTGCATCATCTCGCCCGCCTTGACCTCCCCGCCGGCCACCTTGCCCAGCTCCCGATCGATGAGCTCCCACATGTCGGTGCCGATGATGCCGGGCCCGTACGCGTTGGCCGTGATGTGATGCGGGCCCATCTCGAGCGCATACGCCTGCACCAGCCCCCTGACCGCAAACTTGGTCGCGCCGTAGGGGCCCATCAGCCCCATGGCCCGGAACCCTGCCACCGACGACGCGGCGAGCAGCTTCCCCGGCCTCTGCGGCGTGCACTCGCCCTGCGCGATGAGCTGCCGCGACGCCGCCGCGAAGCAGTTGTGCACGCCGCCGACGTTGACGCGAAAGATGTGCTCAAACTCGCCCGCCTCGTACTCGAGCAGCGCCTTGACGCGCGCGACGCCCGCGTTGGCCACCATGGTGTCGAGCGGGCCGAGGCTCCCGACGCTCGTCGCCACCACGTCGCCGACCTGCGACGCGTCCGAGACGTCGCCGAGCGCCACGCACGCCCGCCGCCCGTCCATGCTGCCGATCTCGCGCGCGACCGACTCTGCCTCGGCCTGCAGGACGGGCAGGTCGTTGACGCAGACGTCGTAGCCGTCGCGGGCCAGGCGCAGGGCGATGGCTTTGCCGCTGGGGGTTTGGGGGAGTGGGTTTTAGTTGGAGATTTCTATGCGCGGGGTAGGTTACCGTGGACGGGAAACAGCCGGGGAATGAGAgagggagaaaagaaaagaaaaaggaaaagaaattgTGCCTTACATTCCCCGTGCCGCACCCGTCACGATGGCAGTCCGCGGCCGAGTTGCAGCTGCCGTTGCCAAGCCGCGGCGGGAACACGACAAAAGCGAGGGTGAGAGACGGCGAGAGGTTGCGGCAAACATTGCTAAAGAGGAACAAAGACCGGCTTTGTGTGCGAAAGAATCGCTTCAAAATCTAAAGTTTGTAATTCTTATTTTTTAATCCAACTTTATATATCTTTCGGGCGAGGAGGAGAGACGATTAGGACTTTTTCTGCCGAACGCTTCTGCAGCCCGTCTCTATTTTTAAAAACCATCCGGGTGCGGGGGAAATGGCCCCCCCAATTCGTCACAAGAATTGTGGCTCTAAGCTCTAGGCTAGAATAGAACTTGGCCAGACTTCGGCGATATCCCGAATATGTGGAGTCGGCCTTTTTCCCGGGAGTAAGCTCCAGGGAGCGGCGGGGTCTAGACTAAAACTGCGCGGATCTTGTTCATTGTTCAAAACTTACGAGTTCAATGACGGTCATCATACTTCGAGGTATCTAGGTGTTTTCTAGAGCGACAAAAAAGCTCGTCTTGAGATTTTATTAAGCCGTAGGGTCTTTCGTGTCTTtgctactttgctatcgaaacaGCTGCTCCATCACCGCATTTTGACACAGCTACACACATCCCCCCGAGAACCCCCCATTAACGCCTGTCAGGGAGGACGGTAGGCACAGGCGGCCTGCTGGTGGTCCTGGGCAGCTCCGGCACGGGCTTGGTGGGGATGCAGGCGCAGGCGCTGCTGACCCTCGAGACGACGACGGGGGCCTGCGTGGGGGCGGGCGGGGCGTTGTCGTCAGGGCaggtgtcgtcgtcgtcctcgaccgGGGGCgggggagcagcagcagcgccaccGCAGGCGTCGACGGCGTAGCTGGGGACGCCGGCGGTGTCCATGTACTGGCGGGTCAGGAAGTCGTGGCAAAAGTCGGTGCTGGCCTCGAGGCGGCCGGGGATGTGCGAGGCGCGGAGGGCGCGCATGCAGTTGTCGGCGCTGCAGGTCTTGGGCTTGGGGCAGGCCTTGTCCGTCATCTTGACCACGAAGGAGCCGCGCTCGATGGTGTGCACAAAGATGAAGCCCGACTTGAAGCCGGCGTAGTGCGACCACGAACCCAGGAAGGCGACGGAGCCGGAGCCCTCgttctcgtcgtcctcggggTAGATGTCGATGAAGCCGGCCTCGCAGACGCTTCCGCCGGTGGGGTCCGAGGGGATGGAGCTTACGTCCCAGACGTTGAGGCCGTTGCCGTAGTTGGACTGGTAGACGAAGCCGTCAAAGACGTACTGGTTGTGGTCGATACCGCGGGTGCGGTGGGCAAAGTTGCCAGTGTAGACGGGGTTCTCGAGGTCGCGGATGTCAAAGATGTGAGTGGTGGGCAGACCGCGCGTCATCGGGCCGACGTCGGCGTCACGCTCATCAAACTCGTCGTCAAGGAGCAGGTACTCCTGGTTCATCTTGTCCAGGACAGCACCCTGGTGGATGTACTCGGCGCCAGGGAAGCTGACGATCGAGATGATGTTGGTGACGTTGCCGTTCTTGTCAGTCACGTCGTAGATGGTGAGGGTGTCCTCGTTGTAGCCGTAGCAGATGTCACGGCCCTCGTAGCGCTTGTCAGGGCCACGGTAGACCAAGCATTCCGCATCGTGGACGTATCTGTTTGAGGAGAAAGTTATTAGATGACTACTTATGCACGCGATACTTTTGGATAATGAAGCAAAAGGAGCACCCACCCATCACCGGCAGCACAGCCGGGGCTGAATGGCTTAGTGGGGTCGCTGATGTCGAGGTAGATCAGACCGCCCTTGCAAGGCAGGTCGTTGGGGCGAACACGAATGGTCTCGTTGCCACCGACGGAGCCACAGGCGATGGCATAGCCAAGCTCCTCGTTGACAACGACGTTGTGAGTGCGACCGACCGGGAGTTCGTCCCAGTGACCGGTGAGCTCCTCCTGGGTGAAGGTCTTGGGGCTAGCGGGGTCGAGGTCGAGCAGCTTCTTCATGTCAAAGAACTGAATACCGTGTTCGATGGCCTCTGAACCAACAACCATGATGTCCTTAACCACACGAATCTCCCTCCAGCGCGAGCCGATGGAGTCGAACTGGGGAAGGCGGCCCAGGTATGAGAGCTTGCCCTCGCTGGTGATCTCGGCAAAGGCGGTTCCGTCGAACTGACCAATGGCGACGAACTCGCGTCCGTCGGCCGAAGTCCAGCCCCAGGACGACGAGCCTTGACCCTCCTTGCTGCCCAAGTCGGCGTGCGACAGGAAGTGGTAGAGATCAATCTGTTACCGTTGTTGCTGACTGTCAGTGCGTGCTTTCGTCTTGTCGGGTTTCccacgtaaaaaaaaagtactcACGTTGTTACACCTGAAGGTGCTGTTAAAGTCACCGGGGATGGCGGCAGCAAAGCCGTTCTCGCACTTGGTGTAGCCCAGCTCGGGGTACTGGAAGCTGTTCATCTGGCCCGAAGCGATCTGGGCGTCCCACTGCTTGACCTTCATCTCCATGATGCGGTGGTGGACGGCGCCCGAGTCGTAGTCGGCCTTTTCGAAAACGGCCGCCCTACTCACGCCAGCCAAGGCGGAGTAAAAGGCAGCGACAGCAGCGATGCGAACCATGATGGCGACTGAACCGTGTCGGTCTCGAACTGAATATCAAGTCAGTCGTCTTTGATGGCCGAACAGGAAGGCTCGAGTAGCTAGGCTGGACTCAATGGCAAGAGGAGGCCGCGGGCTGACCGAGAACAGCTTACAACCGCCTGCAGCTGTTGTGGCGGAGGAAAAGACTCCCTCTTATATCAGGCGCCAAGACTGTCGTCATTGCTACACCCTTTCCatgtcgtcgtcgccatctCGCAGTCGAGCTGCTTCATTCGGTAAGTGCTTGATCCTATGTTGTTCTTGTCGCAGCCGTGGCAAACGTTGGCAAAGATAGTGAATACAGGGTACCCATTGGGCAGCTCCAAGGGGGGAATACCGATCTTCGACGGTTACCGTAGCCATGGTACGGTCAAACAGGTTGGTGGCTCTCGGCGCCCAGAGGACCAAGACAGAATGGAAATTGGCCGGCGTTCTTGGCGGCAGCTGTCGTACCGTACTGGTGCACGCGACAAGGCGATTATCCGAGTCAAGCAAGTCAAGCCAACCTCCCCTCTGAGCGCCGAGAGCAATGGCCAAGGCAAGCAAGGGGAAAAGACTGATAGGCTGGGCGAGCTTGTTGCGCCATTATGAGGGTATCGATGCAGAGGCTTCATCTTGGAGTGTGTCCCTTACCCCTCACCGAGTCTCTCCAAAAAAGCATTTGTGTGTTCCCCCGCAACTTGGAGAGACTTGGCAGCTTATCTTGGCATTGAAACTAATCGTCCATTCTAGGCAGGTCGGATTGATCAATTGTTCTTGAGGCGTGGCTGGTCTCCGATGACCCGAAGGCCGGATGCTGAGCCAACGGTGCTCGGAGGTGGGCTGTTGGGCGGCTTCAAAAGAGTTCCAGGCACCGTAGCAATGGTAGCCGAGTGGGCACCCGCCGAGCACGTGGCGATGGCTGGGTCTGGGCGAGCAGACTAGGCACCGTACTTGGGTACGTTTCTCGTTTCTCGTTTGTTTGTTACCAGTTGCCACCCAATATCCTTATGTAAGCTCCCAAGACTTTCTGGAGCATTTCAGTCAATTTACTAACTACGCACCTTTTCAGTTGTGATTGGTATTGTGACATTTAGCGTGAAGCCTCAGTTATGGTAGGCTCCATGTTGCAGTATCTTGTTAAAGCATGGCACTCAAGTACTCTACAGTTTCCTTCGGAAGCATAGATCGAGCGGATTAGTCCTTTGGTCGGGTAATCTTCTTTGGACAACAGTGGATAGCCGCTCTGTGTCACTTGATGAGGGGCAAGAGGGGTCCTTGTGCGATATGCATTCTTCCACAAACTTGACCTTGCTGAACCAAGGCGACATTTCAGCCATCACGAACCGCGTGACGAAGTCGGGTGGGTGACAGAGATTTTATCGCCAACCGTAACAAGTCTTGTACACACCTGGTCGCTACTGTCTATATCTAGCTTAGTCATGGGATTTGACAGAGTTCTTACTACCAGTTCTTGCTACCGTTGGTGATGGTGCGTCAAACTGTCCCGGTAACTAAGCCACATCCAGGTCCGGCTAACCACACATATCAATGCCCTACAGGCTTTGCTTTATAAGCCTCTATCCGAAGAGATCGGAGAGATTCGACTCATAGTGGTCGATCAGGGGAACTCGGCCGACCCAATCACTTGCAGTTTCGACACAGTCTCACTGACCGACACACCTACACCTTCATATGATGCGCTTTCTTACACCTGGGGAGAGGGCGACATCAGCCGCGAACCAATCATTCTGGACGGGACGCTCTTGTATGTGAGAGCAAACCTATATGCTGCGTTGCAAGCAATCCGCAACAGCACTGGTCCAGTCGTGCTGTGGATCGACGCCATCAGCATCAACCAATCAGACCTGGACGAACGAGCCCGACAGGTCCGTCTAATGAGAGACGTGTTTGCCAAGGCGAGAAGAGTTCTAGCCTGGGTTGGTCCGCTACAAGACGAGCGCGATATACACGCAATGGAACTCATGACTAGAATCATCCTCGAGCCGGCAACGTCGACAGGCGAAGCCGCGCGAGACGTCACAAGTCTAGATAATCCGCATGAAAACTCGCTCTCCTCGCTGTACCATTTTCTCTCGAGACCCTACTGGGGCAGAATGTGGATAGTACAAGAGCTCGCCGTCGCGCAAGAATGCTGGGTCCTCTGCGGGTCGTCGAGGCGGCCGTTCAGCGACTACATCTCTCTCCCGGCGAGGCTCTTGCCGCTGATGCGGCTCGAGGACCTGGAGACTTCGGGATCAGTGGAAGCATCGGATCTTGCAGGGATCCTGACTTTCACTCAGATGATCGACGCGGTCTGCCAGTTCCGAGACAATGACTGCGAAATCGACCTTCGAGGCGCGCTGGAGTTCCTTCCGGGGCACGCCTGCTCGGACCCAAGAGACAAAGTCTACGCAATACTGGGGCTGTGTGGCGAAGCAAGCCGTGCCGCCATTGTTCCCGATTACGGCGAGACAATGACTCTCATGAAGCTTCATCGCCGGGTTGTGGAGCACTGCTTGGATGTCGAGGGAAACCTCACCGTTCTTGCCGGGCCTCGTCATTTTGCTGCACCGGAGGATGGCCTACCATCTTGGTGTCCAAGGTTTGACGATATTGATCAATGGCTTGCAAAAGATCCCTTGGACCTTCGAGGTCCGGGCCTGATCCATCCGCCCTCGCTGGGATTTATTGACCATGCGGAATCAGGCCCGACTAGACTAGTAGTCGGTGGCTACGTGGCAGATAGAATAGCCTCTCTTGTAGATGTCTACGAGCCTGACATAACACTAGGAAGTCCAGCTCCGCTTCTTCGGCTCGAAGAAATAATCAGCCTGACTCTGCAAAAGGTAGCGAACAGCACTCAAGAGTCAAACGCCGAACTCGACGGGATCTTACTAAAAGAAGCGGTCATGTCTACACTTGGATGGCTACTATCATCGGAAGAAAATCCTCCAGCTTCTGAGTTCTTTCAAGACGTAGCATCGACCCGTCTCAGGCGCAACAGGATATTTGTTACAGAGCTGGGTTTGGTAGGGGCTGGACCTGTTGTTTTTGACAAAGATGACTTGGTATGCGTTGTATATGGCATGTCTCTGCCGGTTGTTCTTCGGCCATCTGCAAGCCGACGTGACGAATATCTCTTTCTCGGAGATTGTTTTGTTCATGGGTTGTTCGAAGGCCAATCAGCAGGCCACTATTGGGAGGGCTGTCTTACGATTGAACCTAGCCAAGAGTTCGTAATCTGCTGATTTCTGTTGAGACAAATTAGCAAAACTAGACCACGATGATGGCATGAAAATGAAgagagctgctgctggccacaATTTGACACAGACGTGTACAACCTGTGACTGATTGAAACTGTTCTCGTAGCTCCGTGAAAGACCATGAATGAGCGAATAATGCTACCCGGAGGCCAGGATTGATATCAGACCAATTTCCAGCACTTGCTTGCCAGCTGCTCTTAATCTGGGTAATCCTGAGGCCAAGAGCTTTGTGGATAAACCCGATACGGTGAGTTTGTCACCGTTGAAGCGCCATGTCTCTCCTTGAGCTCTCAAAAGACGGCTTCCCTACCGGCTGAGAGTAGAGGTTTGTTTTACCCGGGCCAGTCGTCGATCGGAAAATTGAACCCGGTATGCACCCTTCCGCAGATGTGAACAAGCAGGTGTGCAAAATGCCCAAAGATTTTCCTGGTTTGCTCATATGTCCCCGACAAACGTGACCTGTTCGGCTAAGTACCCCGTACTCGAAAATAAATTGCTGCCAGATTCAGCGGCTGCAGCAACATCGGCAGTTGATTTGCAACCCAGGAACTGCCCAGCCACTACCCATAGACCTGAACTTGAAATACCCTCAATCTGATTCGCGGGTCCCCGGAAATGGCACTCATCGAAGCTGCCCTTCCCCGGCGCGACTTGGCAAATTCAATTCCGTTATAAGCAACGGGACTCTCGCGCTCCACTCGTCCTGTTCTATACGTCTTGTTGCAGCCACCTCGACCATCACCAAAGCCGCAGCAGAACAGGAGAATCGATTCAAAAAGATGGGCTTCAAGACCTCCCTCGCAGCAGCCCTGCTCGCCATCCCACAGGGCCTGGCGCACCCCCACCCCGTCGACGAGCCTGAATACCAGCACCATGCCCGGCCGCTGATGGAGCGATCTCTGGATCACTGCGCCGGACAGTTTGCCGAGCCCGAGTTCATGAAGAGGACCATCGACCGCCACAGCGACGAGTATGACAGGCTGAGACGCGCTTTGGGTGTTGAGCCCGAGGGAAGGTGCGCTATGACGATCTCCTGTTTACCTTGTCTAGTACTTTGTCTTCTTGACGGGTTTCTTTTCTCCAATTCTCCAGAAGCGACTGAC contains:
- a CDS encoding acetoin(diacetyl) reductase; translated protein: MFAATSRRLSPSLLSCSRRGLATAAATRPRTAIVTGAARGIGKAIALRLARDGYDVCVNDLPVLQAEAESVAREIGSMDGRRACVALGDVSDASQVGDVVATSVGSLGPLDTMVANAGVARVKALLEYEAGEFEHIFRVNVGGVHNCFAAASRQLIAQGECTPQRPGKLLAASSVAGFRAMGLMGPYGATKFAVRGLVQAYALEMGPHHITANAYGPGIIGTDMWELIDRELGKVAGGEVKAGEMMQKTAEGAIALGRTGVADDVTGLVSFLAGKDSNYITGQTQIVDGGLFLT
- a CDS encoding endoglucanase-4, with the translated sequence MLFTVAAATLLPGLALAHSHIPYIIINGEQFPGHVPKTTNNPPNIVGWTANNTDDGPVNATLYSDPDIICHRAATPATAHAPVRAGDSIHIQWNGWPASHVGPALTYLARCEGEGGCAGVDKQALSFFKIDDSAPALLDQSSGPPGRWASDVVIANNNSWTVTVPKGTAPGAYVMRHELIALHFAARKGGAQNYPLCLNLWVLGQEDGAEGASWRAGALGYGQGVPATDMYRSDDPGVDIDVAVPRKTYTIPGPTVVGGAAPIRPADQTKSIATAYGTPVAIVSGTATVPMPMGVTFVPGPRW